GGCGAAGCTATTTCGCCGGGACTACTGCTATTTCAACAGATGCTGCGCATGGAAGCGCAAATGATCTTCAATAAACGCAGCAATAAAGAAGTAACTGTGATCGTAGCCGGACTGGATGCGCAGCGTCAGCGGCCACGATTTTTGCCGTGCCACTTCCGCAAGCCGTGCGGGCTGGAGTTGATCGGCCAGGAACTGATCATTATCCCCCTGATCTATAAGTGTAGGGATCGCGTCAGTTTCGTTGCTTTCCAGCATCAGCGCGCAGCTATCCCATTCACGCCACTGCTGCGCGTCGTCGCCCAGATAGGCGCGAAACGCTTTTTGCCCCCACGGTACCTGCATCGGGTTAACGATCGGCGCAAAGGCAGAAACGCTGGTGTAGCGGCCGGGGTTTTTCAGCGCCATGATCAACGCGCCGTGACCGCCCATAGAATGGCCACTGATCGCGCAGCGGTCGCTGACCTTAAATTGCGACTGGATAAGCGCAGGCAGTTCATCGCGCAGATAATCATACATACGATAGTGCGCCGCCCATGGCTGCTGGGTGGCGTTGAGGTAAAAACCTGCGCCTTTGCCGAGGTCATAGCCTTCTGCATCTGCCACATCGTCGCCGCGCGGGCTGGTATCCGGCATTACCAGCACAATACCTAATTCTGCGGCCACGCGTTGCGCGCCAGCTTTGGTGGTGAAGTTTTCATCATTGCAGGTGAGACCGGAAAGCCAGTACAGCACCGGCGGCGGTGTTGCGCTGTAGTGCGGCGGTAAAAAGATGCTAAAGGTCATCGTGCAGTTCAGTACGGTGGAGTCGTGGCGCCAGCGCTGTTGCCAGCCTTCAAAACAGCGGTGCTCTTCAAGCATTTCCAT
This genomic interval from Kosakonia sacchari SP1 contains the following:
- the fghA gene encoding S-formylglutathione hydrolase, producing MEMLEEHRCFEGWQQRWRHDSTVLNCTMTFSIFLPPHYSATPPPVLYWLSGLTCNDENFTTKAGAQRVAAELGIVLVMPDTSPRGDDVADAEGYDLGKGAGFYLNATQQPWAAHYRMYDYLRDELPALIQSQFKVSDRCAISGHSMGGHGALIMALKNPGRYTSVSAFAPIVNPMQVPWGQKAFRAYLGDDAQQWREWDSCALMLESNETDAIPTLIDQGDNDQFLADQLQPARLAEVARQKSWPLTLRIQSGYDHSYFFIAAFIEDHLRFHAQHLLK